The Pedobacter frigiditerrae genomic sequence AAGAATAATAATAATATGGGAGTAATGACATTCATGCGTACCAAGATGGGATATTTTCTAGTAGGAGGTATTGCAGTGGTATTAGCGTTATTTGTTTTGGAGCCTTTGCTACAACAAGGTACAGCGATTTTTGGCGCATCTAGAAATTCAGTTGGAGAGATTGATGGAAAAGAAATTAAATACGAAGAATTTAATCCAAAGGTTGAACAAAGTCTAGCACAATTTAGACAACAATATGGTTCAAACATCAACCCTCAAATGCAAGCTATGGCTATTGATAATGCTTGGCAAGCCGAGGTTGGAGAGATCCTTTTAGGGAAAGAGTATGCTAGATTAGGGTTAATTGTTAGCGGAGATGAATTGTATGACCTAATTAATGGTGAAAGACCAAGTCAATTAATTCTTCAGAATTTTTCTGATCAACAAACAGGACAATTAGATCGTAATGGTTTAATGAGTTCTTTAAAGGCAAGAGAATCGAACCCAGAGCTTAAAACAAAATGGTTGCAGTTAGAGGATCAGATTGAGAAACAAGCTTTACAACAAAAGTATGCCAACTTAATTCGTAACTCTGTTTATGTGTCTACTTTAGAAGCTGCTGATGAGTATAACAACCGTAATAAATTGGCGAGTTTTAAATACGTAAATTTAGACTATAGCTCTATTTTAGATAAGGATGTTAAGATTACTGATGAAGATTATCAAGCTTATTATGATGCTAACAAAAAACGCTTCGATAATCCTACAGAAACCCGTGGATTTGAGTATGTTTCTTTTAGCATTAAACCAACCAAGGCTGATACAGCAGTTGTTAAAGCTCAGGTAGATAAACTAGCAGCTGATTTTAAAACTACACCAAACGACTCGTTGTTTGCGGCAAATAATTCTGATGTAAAAGTTCCTTACACTTACCTTTCAAAAGGAAAATTAGATCCAGCGGTTGATTCAGTAATATTCAACTATCCAGCAGGAAGTTTTTATGGACCAGTATTCTCCGGAAACTCTTATAAATTAATTAAAGTTATAGATAGCCGTTTCTCACCAGATTCTGTTAAAGCTAGTAATATCCTATTAGATCCAAGTAAATTAGGTGGAGAGGCAAATGCTTATAAATTAGCAGATTCACTTAAGAAAGCTATACAAGGTGGAGCGAGTTTTGCTAAATTTGCTGATACTTATAATACAGATGCAAGTAAAGGAAAAGGGGGCGATTTAGGAACTTTTGCTCGTGGTACGATGGTGCCTGAGTTTGAGAATGCCGCTTTTAATGGTCAAACTGGAGATCTTAAAATAATTAAATCTCAATTCGGCATCCACATTCTTAAAATTGAAAAGCAAGTAGGTTCTTCAAAAGTTGTTAAATTAGCCTATATAGAGAAATCTTTAGCACCGAGTGAAAAAACCAGACAAACAGCTTATAAAAAAGCAACTACATTTTTAGCAGACGTTAAAGCTGATACTTTTAAAGACTTAGCTAAAAAAAGTGGTTATACGATAGCATTAGCTGATAAAGTTACAGCAACTCAAGGATTTGCTCCAGGTTTAGATAACCCACGTCCATTAATTAAAGATGCGTATGCTGCCGAAAAAGGTGATGTATTACCAACAGTATATTCAATGGATAACGCTTACGTTGTTGCTCACCTAACAGATGTAATGCCTAAAGGCCAATTATCTTTAGAGGATGTGAAAAAACAAATTCAACCAATGGTGATGAATGCAGTTAAAGCTAAAATGCTAACTGAAAAGTTCAATAAAGCTTTAGGCGGATCTATTGAT encodes the following:
- a CDS encoding SurA N-terminal domain-containing protein, which encodes MGVMTFMRTKMGYFLVGGIAVVLALFVLEPLLQQGTAIFGASRNSVGEIDGKEIKYEEFNPKVEQSLAQFRQQYGSNINPQMQAMAIDNAWQAEVGEILLGKEYARLGLIVSGDELYDLINGERPSQLILQNFSDQQTGQLDRNGLMSSLKARESNPELKTKWLQLEDQIEKQALQQKYANLIRNSVYVSTLEAADEYNNRNKLASFKYVNLDYSSILDKDVKITDEDYQAYYDANKKRFDNPTETRGFEYVSFSIKPTKADTAVVKAQVDKLAADFKTTPNDSLFAANNSDVKVPYTYLSKGKLDPAVDSVIFNYPAGSFYGPVFSGNSYKLIKVIDSRFSPDSVKASNILLDPSKLGGEANAYKLADSLKKAIQGGASFAKFADTYNTDASKGKGGDLGTFARGTMVPEFENAAFNGQTGDLKIIKSQFGIHILKIEKQVGSSKVVKLAYIEKSLAPSEKTRQTAYKKATTFLADVKADTFKDLAKKSGYTIALADKVTATQGFAPGLDNPRPLIKDAYAAEKGDVLPTVYSMDNAYVVAHLTDVMPKGQLSLEDVKKQIQPMVMNAVKAKMLTEKFNKALGGSIDQVAAKLGKTAMPVQNMVFANPIIPGLAQENKVVGAVFGSQVGKVSKPIEGDKGVYVFAVQGFTSPAPMANTFKQKETMILGVTQRSLGAAFQALQEKTEIKDNRVKFY